A single genomic interval of Oceanidesulfovibrio indonesiensis harbors:
- a CDS encoding DUF1493 family protein: protein VRRYNGVYLMNNEEKQKLLNAKTDLDTDMQLDVTEAEDLMDEFFKEFNVDRGNFNINTYYPDEPFSWNPFKKFPVAMVPDFTIGMLIESAKAGEWLYD, encoded by the coding sequence TGTCAGACGCTATAACGGCGTTTATCTAATGAATAACGAAGAGAAGCAAAAATTACTGAATGCAAAAACTGATTTGGATACTGACATGCAGCTTGATGTCACTGAAGCAGAAGATTTGATGGACGAGTTTTTTAAAGAATTTAATGTTGATAGAGGGAATTTTAACATAAACACCTACTATCCTGATGAGCCTTTTTCATGGAATCCATTCAAAAAATTCCCAGTGGCGATGGTTCCAGATTTCACTATTGGAATGCTTATCGAATCCGCAAAAGCGGGCGAATGGTTATACGACTAA